The Paraburkholderia sp. SOS3 genome includes a region encoding these proteins:
- the secD gene encoding protein translocase subunit SecD, giving the protein MNRYPLWKYAVMLVALAIGLLYTLPNFFGEAPAVQVSSGKATVKLDSATLSQVEAALAESHIKADDVTFDNSTLNANIRVRVADTDTQLRVKDLLQKSLNSDPSDPTYVVALNLQSASPHWLTALHALPMYLGLDLRGGVHFLLQVDMAGALNKKLDSDASDARTLLRDNRIRDGGVNRVGQSVVASFADQSVAEAARKQLTTGVSELQWATQPAPTGGWQVVGTFTPAVEKAVQEAALKQNITTLHNRVNELGVAEPVIQQQGNDRIVVELPGVQDTAKAKDIIGRTATLEARLADPVNTHPNPNDPVPPGDELFTQGNQVPVLLRKQVIFTGDRIIDASAGFDEHQRPSVNIRLDSAGGRAVRTVSRDNIGKPMAMVLFEKGKGQVLTVATIQSELGDRFQITGQPTPQAAADLALLLRAGSLAAPMDIIEERTIGPSLGADNIKKGFDSVVYGFIAIAAFMIAYYMLFGLISMIALSVNLLLLVAILSMLQATLTLPGIAAIALALGMAIDANVLINERVREELRNGAPPQLAIQNGYAHAWATILDSNVTTLIAGLALLAFGSGPVRGFAVVHCIGILTSMFSAVFFSRGLVNLWYGGKKKLKSLAVGQVWRPATATAGGAAAYLENDTASDDTVTTPARASAPAPTAKRKAPANASAGARANPGKPTVRRRNAPGTPSGGNAPKKPGSTR; this is encoded by the coding sequence ATGAATCGTTACCCCCTCTGGAAATATGCCGTGATGCTGGTGGCGCTTGCCATCGGCCTCCTGTACACGCTGCCCAACTTCTTCGGCGAAGCGCCGGCAGTGCAGGTGTCGAGCGGCAAGGCAACGGTCAAGCTCGATTCGGCCACGCTGTCGCAGGTCGAAGCGGCGCTGGCGGAGAGCCACATCAAAGCCGACGATGTCACGTTCGACAATTCGACGCTGAATGCGAACATCCGCGTGCGCGTGGCCGATACGGATACGCAATTGCGCGTCAAGGATCTGCTGCAGAAGTCGCTGAACAGCGACCCGTCGGATCCGACGTATGTCGTCGCGCTGAACCTGCAAAGCGCGTCGCCGCACTGGCTGACCGCGCTGCACGCGCTGCCGATGTACCTCGGTCTCGATCTGCGCGGCGGCGTGCACTTCCTGCTGCAGGTCGACATGGCAGGCGCGCTGAACAAGAAACTCGATTCCGATGCGTCCGATGCGCGCACGCTGCTGCGCGACAACCGCATTCGCGACGGCGGCGTGAACCGCGTCGGCCAGTCGGTCGTCGCGAGCTTCGCGGACCAGAGCGTCGCCGAGGCGGCGCGCAAGCAACTGACGACGGGCGTCAGCGAACTGCAGTGGGCCACGCAACCGGCGCCGACCGGCGGCTGGCAAGTGGTCGGCACGTTCACGCCGGCGGTGGAAAAGGCGGTGCAGGAAGCCGCGCTCAAGCAGAACATCACGACGCTGCATAACCGCGTCAACGAACTCGGCGTCGCGGAACCCGTCATCCAGCAGCAAGGCAACGACCGTATCGTCGTCGAACTGCCGGGCGTGCAGGACACGGCGAAGGCGAAGGACATCATCGGCCGCACGGCGACGCTCGAAGCGCGCCTCGCGGACCCGGTCAACACGCATCCGAATCCGAACGACCCGGTGCCGCCCGGCGACGAGCTCTTCACGCAGGGCAACCAGGTGCCGGTACTGCTGCGCAAGCAGGTGATCTTCACCGGCGATCGCATCATCGACGCGTCGGCGGGCTTCGACGAGCATCAGCGTCCTTCGGTCAATATCCGTCTGGACTCGGCCGGCGGCCGCGCGGTGCGCACCGTGTCGCGCGACAACATCGGCAAACCGATGGCGATGGTGCTGTTCGAAAAGGGCAAAGGCCAGGTGCTGACGGTCGCGACCATCCAGTCGGAACTCGGCGACCGCTTCCAGATTACCGGCCAGCCGACGCCGCAAGCCGCCGCCGACCTCGCCCTGCTGCTGCGCGCCGGCTCGCTCGCCGCGCCAATGGACATCATCGAGGAACGCACGATCGGCCCGAGCCTCGGCGCCGACAACATCAAGAAGGGCTTCGATTCGGTCGTCTACGGCTTTATCGCGATCGCCGCATTCATGATCGCGTACTACATGCTGTTCGGTCTGATCTCGATGATCGCGCTGTCGGTGAACCTGCTGCTGCTGGTCGCGATCCTGTCGATGCTGCAGGCCACGCTGACCCTGCCGGGCATCGCCGCTATCGCGCTCGCGCTCGGTATGGCGATCGACGCAAACGTGCTGATCAACGAGCGCGTGCGCGAAGAATTGCGCAACGGCGCGCCGCCGCAGCTTGCGATCCAGAACGGCTACGCGCATGCGTGGGCGACCATTCTCGATTCGAACGTCACGACGCTGATCGCCGGCCTCGCGCTGCTCGCATTCGGTTCCGGCCCGGTGCGCGGCTTCGCGGTCGTGCACTGTATCGGCATTCTGACGTCGATGTTCTCCGCGGTGTTCTTCTCGCGCGGCCTCGTGAACCTCTGGTACGGCGGCAAGAAGAAACTGAAATCGCTCGCGGTCGGCCAGGTGTGGCGACCCGCCACGGCCACGGCCGGCGGCGCGGCCGCTTACCTCGAAAACGATACGGCAAGCGACGACACAGTCACGACCCCTGCCCGCGCGAGCGCGCCCGCTCCCACGGCCAAACGTAAGGCGCCGGCGAATGCATCGGCCGGCGCGCGCGCCAACCCAGGCAAACCGACCGTGCGCCGGCGCAACGCGCCTGGCACGCCGAGCGGCGGCAACGCGCCGAAGAAACCGGGTTCAACCCGCTGA
- the secF gene encoding protein translocase subunit SecF, with translation MEFFRIRKDIPFMQRALLFNAISLITFIAAVFFLVHRGLHLSIEFTGGTVIEVQYPQAAQLEPVRDTLTKIGYADAQVQNFGTSRDVLIRLPLKQGLSSAQQSDQVMGALKAENAQVQLQRVEFVGPQVGKELATDGLLALACVVAGIVIYLSFRFEWKYAIAGVIANLHDVVIILGFFAFFQWEFSLSVLAAVLAVLGYSVNESVVIFDRIRETFRRERKMSVIEVINHAITSTMSRTIITHGCTQMMVLSMFLFGGPTLHYFALALTVGILFGIYSSVFVAAALAMWLGVKREDLLKEKKERHDPNDPNAGAQV, from the coding sequence ATGGAATTTTTCCGCATCCGTAAAGACATTCCGTTCATGCAGCGCGCGTTGCTGTTCAACGCGATTTCGCTGATCACGTTTATTGCCGCCGTGTTTTTCCTCGTGCACCGCGGCCTGCACCTGTCGATCGAATTCACGGGCGGCACGGTGATCGAAGTGCAGTATCCGCAGGCCGCGCAGCTCGAACCGGTGCGCGACACGCTGACGAAGATCGGCTACGCCGACGCGCAGGTGCAGAATTTCGGCACGTCGCGCGACGTGCTGATCCGCCTGCCGCTGAAGCAGGGCCTCAGCTCGGCGCAGCAAAGCGACCAGGTGATGGGCGCGCTGAAGGCCGAAAACGCGCAAGTGCAGTTGCAGCGCGTCGAGTTCGTCGGGCCGCAGGTCGGCAAGGAGCTCGCCACCGACGGTCTGCTCGCGCTCGCGTGCGTGGTGGCCGGCATCGTGATCTATCTGTCGTTCCGCTTCGAGTGGAAGTACGCGATCGCCGGCGTAATCGCCAACCTGCACGACGTCGTGATCATTCTCGGCTTTTTCGCGTTCTTCCAGTGGGAGTTCTCGTTGTCGGTGCTCGCGGCCGTGCTTGCGGTGCTCGGCTACTCGGTCAACGAATCGGTCGTTATCTTCGACCGGATCCGCGAGACGTTCCGCCGCGAACGCAAGATGAGCGTGATCGAAGTGATCAACCACGCGATTACGAGCACGATGTCGCGAACCATCATCACGCACGGCTGTACGCAGATGATGGTGCTGTCGATGTTCCTGTTCGGCGGCCCGACGCTGCACTATTTCGCACTCGCGCTGACGGTCGGTATTCTGTTCGGTATCTACTCGTCGGTATTCGTCGCGGCGGCGCTCGCCATGTGGCTCGGCGTGAAGCGCGAAGACCTGCTGAAGGAAAAGAAGGAACGCCACGACCCGAACGACCCGAACGCGGGCGCCCAGGTCTGA
- a CDS encoding YceI family protein — MASLVAAFVSLDATAAADTYQLDPNHTFPSFESDHMGGLSVWRGKFTKSTGTVTLDRAAKTGTVDVTIDTSSIQTGNPKLDEHARSDELLDVSKYPTAVYKGTRIRFDGDKPVEVIGNLTLRGVTKPLNLQVVTFKCMQHPMLKREVCGVDATAKFDRADYGIDLGQKQGFSMATTLHIQAEGIKQ, encoded by the coding sequence ATGGCGTCGCTCGTCGCGGCTTTTGTTTCGCTCGACGCAACCGCGGCCGCCGATACGTATCAGCTCGATCCCAATCACACGTTTCCGAGCTTCGAATCCGACCATATGGGCGGTTTATCGGTATGGCGCGGCAAATTCACGAAGTCGACCGGAACCGTGACGCTCGATCGCGCAGCGAAAACGGGGACGGTCGATGTGACGATCGATACGTCGTCGATCCAGACCGGTAATCCGAAGCTGGACGAGCATGCGCGCTCCGACGAGCTGCTCGACGTCTCGAAGTATCCGACGGCGGTCTACAAGGGCACGCGGATCCGTTTCGACGGCGACAAACCGGTCGAAGTGATCGGCAACCTCACGCTGCGCGGCGTGACGAAGCCGCTGAATCTGCAGGTCGTGACGTTCAAGTGCATGCAGCACCCGATGCTCAAGCGCGAGGTTTGCGGCGTCGATGCGACCGCGAAGTTCGACCGCGCCGACTACGGCATCGATCTGGGGCAGAAGCAGGGATTCAGCATGGCCACCACGCTGCATATCCAGGCCGAGGGGATCAAGCAGTAG
- a CDS encoding YceI family protein codes for MKTSFTPVRVAVSARRAAAAIAIALAVPLALTARDAHAQIDAAHSTITATSKQMNVPVEGKFTKFSAQLAFDPAKPAAGSAQVDVDMTSYDLGDETYNDEVRGKDWFDAKTFPSATFVSSAIAPAGADRFNVTGKLTIKGKSQTVVVPVTVTTQGAAHVFDGALTIRRSQYDVGLGEWKDTSVVADDVVIKFHFVGAGK; via the coding sequence TTGAAAACCTCGTTCACCCCGGTCAGGGTCGCGGTATCGGCCAGGCGCGCTGCCGCCGCGATCGCGATTGCGCTCGCCGTGCCGTTGGCGCTGACGGCACGCGACGCGCATGCGCAGATCGATGCCGCGCACAGCACGATCACGGCGACGTCGAAACAGATGAATGTGCCTGTCGAAGGCAAGTTCACGAAGTTTTCCGCGCAGCTCGCTTTCGATCCGGCGAAGCCGGCTGCAGGCAGCGCGCAGGTCGACGTCGATATGACGAGCTACGACCTCGGCGACGAAACCTATAACGACGAAGTGCGCGGCAAGGACTGGTTCGACGCGAAAACTTTCCCGAGTGCGACCTTCGTGTCGAGCGCGATTGCGCCGGCCGGCGCGGACCGGTTCAACGTCACGGGCAAGCTGACGATCAAAGGCAAGTCGCAGACCGTGGTCGTGCCGGTAACGGTGACGACGCAGGGCGCGGCGCATGTGTTCGACGGGGCGCTTACGATCAGGCGCTCGCAATACGACGTCGGGCTAGGCGAGTGGAAGGACACGTCGGTGGTGGCCGACGATGTCGTCATCAAGTTTCATTTTGTGGGGGCTGGAAAGTAG
- a CDS encoding cytochrome b, with protein sequence MAHLSSFAGRAPSLRYTRTAIAFHWLIAVLIVGGFSLGWVMTDIPGFTPTKLRYFSWHKWIGVTIFALVVLRILWRATHAAPPLPAGMPAWQRKAAQATHVALYALMVVIPVSGYLYSSAANVQVVYLGLVPLPRLIAPDPVLKTVLKNLHIALNYTLLVLVVLHVAAALKHQWLDRDGLLSRMIPFLK encoded by the coding sequence GTGGCACATCTCTCGTCGTTTGCCGGGCGTGCGCCGAGCCTGCGTTACACGCGCACGGCCATCGCCTTTCACTGGCTGATCGCAGTGCTGATTGTCGGCGGCTTTTCGCTCGGCTGGGTGATGACCGATATACCCGGCTTCACGCCGACGAAGCTGCGCTACTTCTCGTGGCACAAGTGGATCGGCGTCACGATCTTTGCGCTCGTCGTGCTGCGCATTCTATGGCGCGCGACGCATGCGGCGCCGCCGCTGCCCGCGGGCATGCCCGCCTGGCAGCGCAAGGCCGCGCAGGCCACGCATGTCGCGTTGTACGCGTTGATGGTGGTGATTCCGGTATCCGGATATCTGTACAGCTCGGCGGCCAACGTGCAGGTCGTCTACCTTGGGCTCGTGCCGTTGCCGCGGCTGATCGCGCCCGACCCGGTGCTCAAGACGGTGCTCAAAAATTTGCATATCGCGCTCAATTACACGCTGCTCGTGCTCGTGGTGCTGCACGTCGCGGCGGCGCTCAAGCATCAATGGCTCGATCGCGATGGGTTGCTGTCGCGGATGATCCCGTTCCTCAAATAA
- a CDS encoding paraquat-inducible protein A — protein MEQDRLIACHDCDALFQKPRLGRRRLARCPRCGAVLYGSSTGRLDPICAMTMAALITFLIAQTFPIIELEANGITSQASLFGAIEVLWTENMQIVAVMVFCSTILFPLTELLALLYVLLSVRAGFVPLAFHQVMRAIQFVRPWGMIEVFMLGTLVTIVKMTSVARVIPEAALFAFGALTLMFAVVVTFEPRTLWDIADTLTRHRTRQTRRRMRRAKELARPAAQRPGSNPAGPAGTSSRGG, from the coding sequence ATGGAACAAGACCGCCTGATTGCATGCCACGACTGCGATGCGCTGTTTCAGAAGCCGCGGCTCGGCCGGCGGCGCCTCGCGCGCTGCCCGCGCTGCGGGGCCGTGCTGTACGGCAGTTCGACGGGACGTCTCGATCCGATCTGCGCGATGACGATGGCCGCGCTGATCACGTTCCTGATCGCGCAGACCTTCCCGATCATCGAGCTCGAGGCCAACGGCATCACGTCGCAGGCGAGCCTCTTCGGCGCAATCGAGGTGCTGTGGACCGAAAACATGCAGATCGTCGCCGTCATGGTGTTCTGTTCGACGATCCTCTTTCCTCTGACCGAACTGCTCGCGCTGCTGTACGTGCTGCTGTCGGTGCGTGCGGGCTTCGTGCCGCTCGCATTCCATCAGGTCATGCGCGCGATCCAGTTCGTGCGGCCGTGGGGCATGATCGAAGTGTTCATGCTCGGCACGCTCGTCACGATCGTCAAAATGACGAGTGTCGCGCGCGTAATACCCGAAGCGGCGCTGTTCGCTTTCGGCGCGCTGACGCTGATGTTCGCGGTAGTCGTGACGTTCGAGCCGCGCACGCTGTGGGACATCGCCGATACGCTGACGCGGCACAGAACACGGCAGACGCGGCGGCGCATGCGGCGCGCGAAGGAACTCGCCAGGCCCGCCGCGCAGCGGCCCGGCAGCAACCCGGCGGGCCCAGCGGGCACGTCGTCGCGCGGGGGATGA
- a CDS encoding paraquat-inducible protein A translates to MKYLTASRAGLISCHACGRVQKRVRFASPDHAPQCCERCRAPMHRRNPDSLMRTWALLIAAAVLYIPANLLPVLHTTSLVGTENDTIMSGVVYFWTSGDWPLAIIVFVASILVPMMKLTVLALLSITTQRRSSWRPHERTTLYRVVERIGRWSMLDIFVITLTVALVRFKSLAEITAGPGAIAFGSVVILTMLASMQFDPRLIWDNIETGPPPRRRPGSIDNGSTPPSSKDSRQPQDTPHE, encoded by the coding sequence ATGAAATACCTGACGGCCTCGCGCGCCGGTCTGATCTCGTGCCACGCATGCGGGCGCGTGCAGAAGCGCGTGCGCTTTGCGAGCCCGGACCACGCGCCGCAGTGCTGCGAGCGGTGCCGCGCGCCGATGCACAGGCGCAATCCGGACAGCCTGATGCGCACGTGGGCACTGCTGATCGCGGCCGCCGTGCTCTACATTCCCGCGAACCTGCTGCCCGTGCTGCACACCACCTCGCTGGTCGGCACCGAGAACGACACGATCATGAGCGGCGTCGTCTACTTCTGGACCTCGGGCGACTGGCCGCTTGCGATCATCGTGTTCGTCGCGAGCATTCTCGTGCCGATGATGAAGCTCACGGTGCTTGCGCTGCTCAGCATCACCACGCAGCGCCGTTCGAGCTGGCGGCCGCACGAGCGCACGACGCTGTATCGCGTCGTCGAGCGGATCGGGCGCTGGTCGATGCTCGATATCTTCGTCATCACGCTGACCGTCGCGCTCGTGCGCTTCAAGTCGCTTGCCGAGATTACCGCGGGGCCCGGCGCGATTGCGTTCGGCTCGGTCGTCATTCTGACGATGCTCGCGTCGATGCAATTCGATCCGCGCCTGATCTGGGACAACATCGAAACCGGACCGCCGCCGCGCCGCCGACCGGGCTCCATCGACAACGGCAGCACGCCCCCTTCCTCCAAAGATTCCCGGCAACCCCAGGACACGCCCCATGAATAG
- a CDS encoding PqiB family protein — MNSPQDPTPDAPRHDPAGPDVPEPDIDARRRWLPSLVWVIPLIAALIGVALVIQSIYQKGPTITISFTTAEGLEPGKTKVKYKDVDIGYVKQIKLSNNHSRVLVYVQLSKEADDFAVKDSRFWVVRPRIGASGVTGLSTLLSGSYIGVDGGRSTETQTEFVGLEAPPAVTVDQKGRQFTLRGESLGSIDIGSPVYYRRVQVGQVTGFSLDKDGTGVTVQVFVNAPFDQYVGTNSRWWHASGVDLRLDSSGFKLNTQSLATVIVGGLAFQSPPGQAVGVQAPNNMTFRLGDDESDAMREPDGEPVRVVMNFNQSLRGLSVGAQVDFRGIVLGQVTSIGVEYDPKIRNFTMPVTMNLYPDRLRRRTREALPAPGSPSSNDLLQALVRHGLRGQLRTGNLITGQLYIALDMFPNAPKASVDASHDPLELPTMPNSLDELQLQIADIAKKLDKIPFDQIGTNLNTALAHADKLFSQVDSELLPQARDTLAAAKQTFGSAEQTLQQDSPLQSDVHQALQELTRTLQSLNALSDYLERHPESLVRGKPGDNK; from the coding sequence ATGAATAGTCCACAAGACCCGACGCCCGACGCGCCGCGCCACGATCCGGCCGGACCCGACGTGCCCGAGCCCGATATCGACGCGCGCCGCCGCTGGCTGCCGTCGCTCGTGTGGGTGATTCCGCTGATCGCCGCGCTGATCGGCGTCGCGCTCGTGATCCAGTCGATCTATCAGAAAGGCCCGACCATCACGATCAGCTTCACCACCGCGGAAGGGCTCGAGCCGGGCAAGACCAAGGTCAAGTACAAGGACGTCGACATCGGCTACGTGAAGCAGATCAAGCTGTCGAACAATCATTCGCGCGTGCTCGTCTATGTGCAGCTGTCGAAGGAAGCCGACGACTTTGCGGTAAAAGACAGCCGCTTCTGGGTGGTCAGGCCGCGCATCGGCGCAAGCGGCGTGACGGGCCTGAGCACGTTGCTGTCGGGGTCGTATATCGGCGTCGACGGCGGCCGTTCGACCGAGACGCAGACCGAATTCGTCGGCCTCGAAGCGCCGCCGGCCGTTACCGTCGACCAGAAAGGGCGGCAGTTCACGCTGCGCGGCGAGTCGCTCGGCTCGATCGATATCGGCTCGCCCGTTTACTACCGGCGCGTACAGGTCGGCCAGGTCACGGGCTTCTCGCTCGACAAGGACGGCACCGGCGTGACGGTGCAGGTGTTCGTCAATGCGCCATTCGACCAGTACGTCGGCACGAACTCGCGCTGGTGGCATGCAAGCGGCGTCGACCTGCGGCTCGATTCGAGCGGCTTCAAGCTCAACACGCAGTCGCTTGCGACGGTGATCGTCGGCGGCCTTGCGTTCCAGTCGCCGCCGGGCCAGGCGGTCGGCGTGCAGGCGCCGAACAACATGACGTTCCGTCTCGGCGACGACGAAAGCGATGCGATGCGCGAACCCGACGGCGAACCGGTGCGCGTCGTGATGAACTTCAACCAGTCGCTGCGCGGGCTGTCGGTCGGCGCGCAGGTCGACTTCCGCGGCATCGTGCTCGGTCAGGTGACGAGCATCGGCGTCGAATACGATCCGAAGATCCGCAACTTCACGATGCCGGTCACGATGAACCTGTATCCGGACCGTTTGCGCCGGCGCACGCGCGAAGCGTTGCCGGCGCCGGGCTCGCCGTCGAGCAACGATCTGCTGCAGGCACTCGTCAGGCATGGGCTGCGTGGCCAGTTGCGCACCGGCAACCTGATCACCGGTCAGCTGTATATCGCGCTCGACATGTTCCCGAATGCGCCGAAGGCATCAGTCGACGCGTCGCACGATCCACTCGAGCTGCCGACCATGCCGAACTCGCTCGACGAACTGCAACTGCAGATCGCCGACATCGCGAAGAAGCTCGACAAGATCCCGTTCGACCAGATCGGCACGAACCTGAACACGGCGCTAGCGCATGCGGACAAGCTGTTCTCGCAAGTCGACTCGGAGCTGCTGCCGCAGGCGCGCGATACGCTCGCGGCCGCGAAGCAGACGTTCGGCTCGGCCGAGCAGACGCTGCAGCAGGATTCGCCGCTGCAATCCGACGTCCATCAGGCGCTGCAGGAATTGACGCGCACGCTGCAGTCGCTGAATGCGCTGTCTGATTATCTGGAGCGCCATCCCGAGTCGCTCGTCCGCGGAAAACCAGGAGATAACAAATGA
- a CDS encoding PqiC family protein, with protein MTFAWLTRSLRAPRGTAARSGSGGKAAGALTAGVLCALALAACSSPSSRFYTLSTGDSSAPSAATSAVANPAFLIEVTPVDVPPQVARNQFVVQTSNNQVDVLEQERWASLPGDEIRRALSNALTRELGTIDVFGTPYPDRVPVYRVKVNVQRFESWPGSHALIDAVWSVRAVRTQALLTCRTVASVPVAGGYDALAVGHQRAVQQISGEIAEAVHALSANPARGAAPACPSASVQATPTAAAMPKAGGGS; from the coding sequence ATGACGTTTGCGTGGCTCACCCGTTCGTTGCGAGCGCCGCGCGGCACGGCGGCGCGGTCCGGTTCCGGCGGCAAGGCCGCTGGTGCGCTCACGGCAGGCGTGCTGTGCGCGCTGGCGCTGGCGGCATGCTCGTCCCCGTCGAGCCGGTTCTACACGCTCTCCACCGGCGATTCTTCCGCACCGAGCGCCGCGACTTCCGCCGTCGCGAATCCGGCGTTTCTGATCGAAGTGACGCCCGTGGATGTGCCGCCGCAGGTCGCAAGAAACCAGTTCGTGGTGCAGACGAGCAACAACCAGGTCGACGTGCTCGAACAGGAGCGCTGGGCGTCGCTGCCGGGCGATGAAATCCGCCGCGCGTTGTCGAACGCGCTCACGCGTGAGCTCGGCACGATCGATGTGTTCGGCACGCCTTATCCGGACCGCGTGCCGGTCTATCGGGTCAAGGTGAACGTGCAGCGCTTCGAATCGTGGCCCGGTTCGCACGCGCTCATCGATGCCGTATGGAGCGTGCGCGCGGTGCGCACGCAGGCGCTGCTGACGTGCCGCACCGTGGCGAGCGTGCCGGTTGCGGGCGGCTACGATGCGCTCGCCGTCGGGCATCAGCGCGCGGTCCAGCAGATTTCGGGCGAGATCGCCGAGGCGGTACACGCCCTGTCCGCCAACCCCGCGCGCGGCGCGGCGCCGGCGTGTCCGAGCGCTTCGGTGCAGGCGACGCCAACGGCGGCCGCCATGCCCAAGGCCGGTGGCGGCAGCTAG
- a CDS encoding THUMP domain-containing class I SAM-dependent RNA methyltransferase: MSFDFFVPCPRGLEAALAAELTAIAATHLNGAPFTAGAQVPGGVHFGGGWAAGMAANLHSRIASRVLLKIAQRPYRNEQDVYALALEQRWEQWFSANETLRVDVTAIKSPLRSLEFATLRVKDAICDRLREVSGARPSIDTGAPDVRVFAFLTATECMLYLDTSGEPLFKRGWRLDKGAAPLRENLAAGILRLTGWTPGTPLYDPMCGSGTFLAEAAQVALNIAPGTDRRFGFEKLKQYDVGAWQTMKVAAQDAKRAARANANRADLQIFGSDISGDMLDKARANFERAGFPGLPLKQVDARGMTPPTGTAGILVANPPYGERIEVRGRGPRGEVRAPSREREHRDERDGRDERFHRTHSDTPDSEFFQSLGDALKQRFTGWHAFVLTSDRKLPGQLRLRESAKTPLYNGALECRLFRFDLVAGSVKQKPAAASE, encoded by the coding sequence ATGTCTTTCGATTTTTTCGTCCCCTGCCCGCGCGGCCTCGAAGCCGCGCTTGCCGCCGAACTCACCGCGATCGCCGCGACGCATCTGAACGGCGCGCCGTTTACCGCGGGCGCGCAGGTCCCCGGCGGTGTGCACTTTGGCGGCGGCTGGGCGGCCGGTATGGCCGCCAATCTGCATTCGCGCATCGCGAGCCGGGTGCTGCTGAAAATCGCGCAGCGCCCGTATCGCAACGAGCAGGACGTCTATGCGCTCGCGCTCGAGCAGCGCTGGGAACAATGGTTTTCGGCGAACGAAACGCTGCGCGTCGATGTGACCGCGATCAAGTCGCCGCTGCGCAGCCTCGAATTCGCGACGCTGCGTGTCAAAGATGCCATCTGCGATCGCCTGCGCGAGGTCAGCGGCGCGCGGCCGAGCATCGACACCGGCGCGCCCGACGTGCGCGTGTTCGCGTTTCTCACCGCGACCGAATGCATGCTGTATCTCGACACCTCGGGCGAGCCGCTTTTCAAGCGCGGCTGGCGCCTCGACAAAGGCGCGGCGCCGCTGCGCGAGAACCTCGCAGCCGGCATTCTGCGCCTGACGGGCTGGACGCCGGGCACGCCCCTTTACGATCCGATGTGCGGCAGCGGCACGTTCCTCGCCGAAGCGGCGCAGGTCGCGTTGAATATCGCGCCGGGTACCGACCGGCGCTTCGGCTTCGAGAAGCTCAAGCAATACGACGTCGGCGCGTGGCAGACGATGAAGGTTGCGGCGCAAGACGCGAAGCGCGCCGCACGCGCCAACGCAAACCGCGCTGACCTGCAGATTTTCGGCAGCGACATTTCCGGCGATATGCTCGACAAGGCGCGCGCGAACTTCGAACGCGCGGGCTTTCCGGGGCTGCCGCTCAAGCAGGTCGACGCACGCGGCATGACGCCGCCGACCGGCACAGCGGGCATTCTCGTCGCGAATCCGCCGTACGGCGAGCGTATCGAAGTGCGCGGCCGCGGGCCGCGCGGCGAAGTTCGCGCGCCGAGCCGCGAGCGCGAGCATCGCGACGAACGCGACGGTCGCGACGAACGGTTTCATCGCACGCATTCGGATACGCCCGACAGCGAATTTTTCCAGTCGCTCGGCGATGCGCTGAAGCAGCGCTTCACCGGCTGGCATGCGTTCGTTCTGACGTCCGATCGCAAGCTGCCCGGCCAGCTCCGGCTGCGCGAGTCGGCCAAGACGCCGCTTTACAACGGCGCGCTCGAATGCCGGCTGTTCCGTTTCGATCTCGTGGCCGGCAGCGTCAAACAGAAGCCCGCCGCGGCCTCGGAGTGA